In Micromonospora sp. WMMD980, the following are encoded in one genomic region:
- a CDS encoding STAS domain-containing protein, giving the protein MTSDLPPSPPNSTVPHVRVEITEELGLDGLPEVAHVLDQVLALRPRAVTIDLAGCRQLDAAAIGLLLDVHRRLGRRGGTLTLSNPHPRIRRVLATAGIGTTVPVVDSPRPAARGRARVTSAGR; this is encoded by the coding sequence ATGACCAGCGACCTGCCGCCCTCCCCGCCGAACTCCACGGTCCCGCACGTGCGGGTGGAGATCACCGAGGAGTTGGGCCTGGACGGGCTGCCGGAGGTCGCGCACGTGCTCGACCAGGTCCTCGCGCTACGTCCCCGCGCGGTGACGATCGACCTCGCCGGGTGCCGCCAGCTGGACGCCGCCGCGATCGGGCTGCTGCTGGACGTGCACCGCCGCCTGGGTCGACGTGGCGGGACCCTCACCCTGAGCAACCCGCACCCCCGGATTCGGCGGGTCCTGGCCACCGCCGGGATCGGCACGACAGTGCCCGTCGTCGACTCGCCCCGTCCGGCCGCCCGCGGCCGGGCCCGGGTCACGTCCGCCGGGCGCTGA
- a CDS encoding HAMP domain-containing sensor histidine kinase: MSRPGLRARVTAAFAVGALLLAALMALFSYDLTRRSLLDERERAAVRAAYYDAAVVRSGLDTGTPDVVAVLRSLDTGSARLPLLHRRTGWYARTADVGAGSVPVELQRVVAEGQPAVQRIRLDGQSTLLVGVPLPGELGYYELTSLREVEDTFQVVGLALTAVAIMIAGAGAALGWYATRNSLRPLTAVADAAERIAAGDFATRLDPTTDPDLTRLSSSFNEMVDKLVRRIDRDRRFAADVSHELRSPLQTLAAAASVLNRRKEHQDERTATAAGLVADEVARFQRLVDDLIQLARTEQPAHRETVDVAELARAACRERSLPEGLVTVADGVPHRWWVDRRRLAQVLLNLLENAERYGGGPVAVRLDAVDGVGVLEVDDDGPGVPAADREVIFDRFVRGRAAHARAGTDGTGLGLALVAQHAAAHGGTAAVRDRNPGARFRVELPGAVR; the protein is encoded by the coding sequence ATGAGCCGACCGGGACTGCGGGCCAGGGTCACCGCCGCGTTCGCCGTGGGGGCCCTGCTGCTCGCCGCGCTGATGGCCCTCTTCTCGTACGACCTGACCCGCCGCTCGCTGCTCGACGAGCGGGAGCGGGCCGCGGTCCGGGCCGCGTACTACGACGCCGCGGTGGTCCGTTCCGGCCTGGACACCGGCACCCCGGACGTGGTGGCGGTGCTGCGCTCGCTGGACACCGGCAGCGCCCGGCTCCCGCTGCTGCACCGGCGCACCGGCTGGTACGCCCGCACCGCCGACGTCGGCGCCGGCTCGGTGCCGGTGGAGTTGCAACGCGTGGTCGCCGAGGGGCAGCCCGCCGTGCAGCGGATCCGTCTCGACGGGCAGTCGACGCTGCTGGTCGGCGTGCCGCTCCCCGGTGAGCTGGGTTACTACGAGCTGACCTCGCTGCGCGAGGTGGAGGACACGTTTCAGGTGGTCGGGCTGGCGCTGACCGCGGTGGCCATCATGATCGCCGGTGCCGGCGCCGCTCTGGGCTGGTACGCCACCCGCAACAGCCTGCGGCCGCTCACCGCCGTCGCCGACGCCGCCGAGCGGATCGCGGCCGGCGACTTCGCGACCCGGCTCGATCCGACCACCGACCCGGACCTCACCCGGCTGTCCAGCTCGTTCAACGAGATGGTGGACAAGCTGGTGCGGCGGATCGACCGGGACCGGCGCTTCGCCGCCGACGTCAGCCACGAGCTGCGTTCCCCCCTGCAGACGCTGGCCGCGGCGGCGAGCGTGCTGAACCGTCGCAAGGAGCACCAGGACGAGCGCACCGCGACCGCGGCGGGCCTGGTCGCCGACGAGGTGGCCCGCTTCCAGCGTCTGGTCGACGACCTGATCCAGCTCGCCCGCACCGAGCAGCCCGCGCACCGCGAGACGGTCGACGTGGCCGAGTTGGCGCGGGCGGCCTGCCGCGAGCGGTCGCTGCCGGAGGGACTGGTCACCGTCGCCGACGGGGTCCCGCACCGGTGGTGGGTCGACCGGCGCCGGCTCGCCCAGGTCCTGTTGAACCTGCTGGAGAACGCCGAGCGCTACGGCGGCGGGCCGGTGGCGGTCCGCCTCGACGCGGTGGACGGAGTGGGCGTGCTGGAGGTCGACGACGACGGTCCGGGCGTGCCGGCGGCGGACCGGGAGGTCATCTTCGACCGCTTCGTCCGGGGTCGGGCGGCGCACGCCCGGGCCGGCACCGACGGGACCGGCCTGGGGCTCGCCCTGGTGGCCCAGCACGCCGCCGCGCACGGCGGGACGGCCGCGGTGCGGGACCGGAATCCGGGCGCACGGTTCCGGGTCGAGCTGCCGGGAGCGGTCCGATGA
- a CDS encoding GerMN domain-containing protein — translation MRRRLVPALLGIVLLAGCGVPVDDEPRLVREPPGRFPTPAGTSTADPDGRVGEPFCFVRDEGLAVVNRRVDGLPEVDAHLQHLLAGPDSAERRSGLATALPGTVVVAGATLAGNLATVDVRQAGQDARRNDEVLAFGQIVCSLTQRPDVDSVAFRRDGQPLEVPRADGSVSALPLTAADYRPLMPR, via the coding sequence ATGAGGCGACGTCTGGTGCCGGCGCTGCTCGGAATCGTCCTGCTGGCCGGCTGCGGCGTCCCGGTCGACGACGAGCCCCGCCTGGTGCGGGAGCCACCCGGCCGCTTCCCGACGCCGGCGGGTACCTCGACCGCCGATCCCGACGGGCGGGTGGGTGAGCCGTTCTGCTTCGTGCGGGACGAGGGGCTGGCGGTGGTCAACCGCCGGGTCGACGGCCTGCCCGAGGTCGACGCCCACCTCCAGCACCTGCTGGCCGGTCCGGACAGCGCGGAGCGTCGCAGCGGACTGGCCACCGCGCTGCCGGGCACCGTCGTGGTGGCCGGCGCGACGCTGGCCGGCAACCTCGCCACCGTCGACGTGCGGCAGGCCGGGCAGGACGCCCGCCGCAACGACGAGGTGCTCGCCTTCGGCCAGATCGTGTGCAGCCTCACCCAGCGCCCGGACGTCGACAGCGTCGCGTTCCGGCGTGACGGGCAGCCGTTGGAGGTGCCGCGCGCGGACGGGAGCGTCTCGGCGCTGCCGCTCACCGCCGCCGACTACCGGCCGCTGATGCCACGTTGA
- a CDS encoding response regulator transcription factor, with product MTAVLVIEDDDRIRLALQLALEEEGYDAAGAATAEEGLRRQRENPADYVLVDLMLPGMNGFDCIRQLRRDDDVPVVVISARDDTHDIVAALEAGADDYVVKPVAIKELSARLRALRRRARTVAGPAPAQFFGDLEISAEAGEVRRAGQPVPVTRTEFRLLCELAEHAGRVLSRQQLLSRVWGYETGDERLVDVHVGRLRQKIEPDPANPRHLVTLRGLGYKLQR from the coding sequence ATGACGGCCGTACTGGTGATCGAGGACGACGACCGCATCCGGCTCGCGTTGCAGCTCGCCCTGGAGGAGGAGGGCTACGACGCCGCCGGGGCGGCGACCGCCGAGGAGGGGCTGCGCCGGCAGCGGGAGAACCCGGCCGACTACGTGTTGGTCGACCTGATGCTGCCCGGCATGAACGGCTTCGACTGTATCCGCCAGCTCCGCCGCGACGACGACGTGCCGGTCGTGGTGATCAGCGCCCGCGACGACACCCACGACATCGTCGCCGCGCTGGAGGCCGGCGCGGACGACTACGTGGTCAAGCCGGTCGCGATCAAGGAGCTGTCGGCCCGGTTGCGAGCCCTGCGCCGGCGGGCACGCACCGTCGCCGGCCCCGCGCCCGCCCAGTTCTTCGGCGACCTGGAGATCAGCGCCGAGGCCGGCGAGGTACGTCGCGCGGGCCAGCCGGTGCCGGTGACCCGCACCGAGTTCCGGCTGCTCTGCGAGCTGGCCGAGCACGCCGGCCGGGTGCTGTCGCGCCAGCAGTTGCTGAGCCGGGTGTGGGGCTACGAGACCGGCGACGAGCGGCTGGTCGACGTGCACGTGGGGCGGCTGCGGCAGAAGATCGAGCCGGATCCGGCCAATCCCCGCCACCTGGTCACCCTCCGCGGCCTCGGTTACAAGCTGCAACGATGA
- a CDS encoding SigB/SigF/SigG family RNA polymerase sigma factor, with protein MTTMTTAPSVTEVHRAPQTGEENRASELIAALAELPADHPRRAALRNQVIEAWLPLANHLAARYSGRGEPAGDLAQTAALGLIKAVDRFDASRGVDFAGFAIPTILGEIKRHFRDRTWNIRVPRRLQELRLRISEANSSLTQTLNRAPTVADIAAHLGVTEEEVLEGLEGARAYNAVSLSTPIGDGDSATELGDTLGTEDNEYELADLRASLGPALATLDEREQKILTLRFYGNLTQSEIATRVGVSQMHVSRLLARALTKLRGQLTEA; from the coding sequence ATGACCACGATGACCACGGCACCGTCCGTCACCGAGGTGCACCGCGCGCCGCAGACCGGTGAGGAGAACCGCGCCAGCGAGCTGATCGCGGCGCTCGCCGAACTGCCGGCGGACCACCCCCGACGGGCCGCCCTGCGCAACCAGGTCATCGAGGCGTGGCTGCCCCTGGCCAACCACCTGGCCGCCCGCTACAGCGGCCGTGGCGAGCCGGCCGGTGACCTCGCGCAGACGGCGGCGCTGGGCCTGATCAAGGCGGTGGACCGGTTCGACGCCTCGCGCGGCGTCGACTTCGCCGGCTTCGCGATCCCGACCATCCTCGGTGAGATCAAGCGCCACTTCCGCGACCGCACCTGGAACATCCGGGTTCCGCGCCGCCTCCAGGAGCTGCGGCTGCGCATCTCCGAGGCGAACAGCTCGCTGACCCAGACGCTCAACCGGGCCCCGACCGTCGCCGACATCGCCGCCCACCTCGGCGTCACCGAGGAAGAGGTGCTGGAGGGCCTGGAGGGTGCCCGCGCCTACAACGCGGTCTCGCTCTCGACCCCGATCGGCGACGGCGACAGCGCCACCGAGCTGGGCGACACCCTCGGCACCGAGGACAACGAGTACGAGCTGGCCGACCTGCGCGCCTCGCTGGGCCCGGCGCTGGCGACGCTCGACGAGCGCGAGCAGAAGATCCTCACGCTCCGCTTCTACGGCAACCTGACCCAGAGCGAGATCGCGACCCGGGTCGGTGTCTCCCAGATGCACGTGTCGCGGCTGCTCGCCCGCGCGCTCACCAAGCTGCGCGGCCAGCTCACCGAGGCCTGA